The nucleotide sequence GTCATCAGTGAAAAGGTGAGTGGGATTGTATGCGCGGTGGGTCTTCATGGGTTACAGTGAAACTCTGGCTACAGTAATCTTCCGTGAAATGGAGACACAAAGCCAAGGCTGGACCTCTGGGGGTGTGCTTAATTGTGATTAAAATAGccagcatttaaattttttttttcttttttctgtcctttgtgtCTGGATCTTGGCataactttgcttttctttgaacCAAGAAGCATCTATTTTGGTGCTCCCAATTCTTTGTTGCTCTGGTGCCCAAGAGATTGAAGTAATTTGCTAGAGGTACCTATATGACACCGGCAGTCACTCATTGTGGGATTTGGTGTTCGGGCTCGTCTCCAGGCTTTCAGTATGGATTGGGCTGTTTGTCTGGAGTTGGGGCACAGGAGACACTTCTGTTGTGGAAAGTCCCCTGGTTTGTTCTGTCGTTGGTAGCAGAGGCCACTGGTCATCAAGAGAAGCCAGCATTAGCCTCAAATCAAATTACCCATTCTTtggttaaggaaactgaggcaaataGTGCCCGTGGTCACAACAACTAGAAGCAACAAGCTCACGATTCGGTCCAGGTGGTCTGCTCTAGGCTCGTGACCACTTCTCAGTTCTCCCTCTGTGAAGCACCTGTTGTGGAAAGAGCACAAGGCGTTGGCCTGCTCTCGATGCCGTCCACTGGAAGGTCACCTTCAAGCCCAGTTCCCCTTCTCAGAAGGAGTTAGGAGTGATGCTCACTGGCCCTGCCTGCCTCTACAGCCCACCAAGCTGGGTCTTCTTAAGTCTCTAAGAAGCCCCTTTCTCCCTCACCGTGTGCAAGTGCTGCTCCTTCTGTGCTCCACCCCTTTGCTTACCCAACCCTTACCCGGGTCTCGACCTAAACATCATTTCTCCCAAGAAAACTTCATGGTGTCTCAGGCTAGTTTCATTTGCCTATGAAAGAATTCCATAGCACCTGAGTGAATATCTAGTAAGTTGAGATGTTAATGATCCAAAAGTCAACATTCTGGATGTGTTTACTAATTCAGAAATTGCATATGGTTGATGCAAAGGATGTGGTGTTTGTAAGAATGGATTCTGAACGTTTCTTTACACTGCATCATATGGATACCATATGGACGCCAGTTTGTGGAGGGGGAGGAGTGATTTGGCAGCTTTTCTACATGGTTTTAGATAGAAATGTGAAACAGTGTGCTACTTAGCATGAGAAGGAGATCCTGTAGCTCCTTTTCTCTTGGTGCTCTGAGGTTTCCAGTGGGTTCGCCTGGGCAGATGGGttttgagccaccaggtgccctgtgtGGGCAAAGCCTAAGAAGTACACATGACACTGCCCCTGCCCACAGTGAACACACAGGCTTGGAGTGTGGCAGACAGAGAACAGAACACACAGAAGCACAGTTAGTGTAGTTCAGAGCATGGTTAAATGTCGATGAGACACCCATATAGTAGTGATGGCCTCTCcggacatatttagaaaatataggaGTCCTTTCTAAATCCAGTCTagctatatattttgaataccagTGTCTGTACGCAGCCACTCCAGGCTTGAGTctataatttaagaaatgagCACGTTTATGACTGTCACCTGGCTTCACAGACAGAGCGGGCTGCTGACCAGCATGTCTTGCAGAATGAAGAGGAAACCTTAGTGGAGTGCCGCGTGCGATTCCTGTCCTTCATGGGTGTCGGGAAGGATGTCCATACATTTGCCTTCATCATGGACACTGGGAACCAGCGCTTTGAGTGCCATGTTTTCTGGTGCGAGCCTAATGCGGGTAACGTGTCTGAGGCGGTGCAGGCCGCCTGCATGGTGAGTAATCACGCTCCAGGGAACTGCTGGAGCTCCACGCCACTGCTTTTGTTTTATGTGCAGTAAATTAGTGCAGAGTtactaatttgaaagaaaatacatcTAACCTCTAAAGTAATGCCTTGCTGTATGACGCCTCGCTCCTGTGGATGCCATCCGTGACAACGAGCAGTTCGCCATCTCAACAGCCAAGGACACCCACAAGAAGCCGGGCTGGATGGAGCTACATTCTGTTGAGACTCCAGTGCCATTGAAAGCAGTGATCTTCAAAACTACAAATTGGAGGATTCTTAAGTCTCGATCCCTAATTAATTTCAGTATATGATCAGGAAATGTTGGCCATGTATGAGTTGGCACCGTTTAGAACCAACTTAGTACTTAAAAAATGCAGCGTACcgaatgattttttttgtttcagatagTTGGTTTAAGCATGTtgttcttacatattttatttaatttgtatctGTGAACTCAGCCCTTACAGCAACTATTTGGAAGGTGGTTGTTAGTTCTGCTTTATttgtgagaaaacagaggcttagAGAAAAGAACGGAGCTCAGGGCGCAGAGTTGGTAAGAGACAAAGCCTGCATTAGACCCCAAGTTTTTCAGGTGACAAAGCTGGTGCTCTGTGTACCATGTATAtgatttcaaacaaacaaaaacacttcatCATTCATTCTGCCAATATCCTTTGAGCACCTGTTATGCCAGGCactgaaaaagttctagaaaagtTGCAGAACAGAATGAATATAGGCATCCAAACCTGGGGTGGGTGGTAATTCTTAGCAACAGCAGGTTGGGTTGCTGGAACCAAGTAAAAAAGGTGAGGTCTGTATCATGAAGGGCCTGTGATGTCATGCCAAGGTGATTATCTTCAGCAAACAGGAGAGGTGTTAAGCAGGAGAGATGAACTGATACTAGATTTTAAAAGCATACTccacaaaaaagaaaccaaagtagggacccctgggtggttcagtggttgagcatctgccttcagcccagggcatgatcccggggtcctgggatcaagtcctgcatcaggcttcagcagggagcctgcttctccctctgcctgtgtctctgcttctctctgtgtctctcaggaataaataaataaaatcttaaaaaaaaaaactaaaaaaaaacaatgtagagGATGGGTTTAAAGGACAAGGCTGAGGTGGGGAGCTCGGCCAGGAGGCCATACTGGTCCAGATGTGAGTTTCAGAGGGTCTAATCCAGTACAATGGCAGGAGCAGATGGCTTGGGATGTTGTAGAGAATTGCCTGGCTGGGGATGAGAAATACTGAATTTAAAGCACCTGTTCATTTAACTCAACCCACCATTTATGGGCTGGACCCTGGGACTAAGATCCTTGTATTATAGAGCTTAGGTAGATGGGGAGACACATAAACCAAAATTCTGCTGTAGTGTAAAAGGTACTATAAATGAAAGTATTAAAATCACACTGGCCTGAGAAGTACCAGGAGGAAAAAGATGTAGAGACCCTGAAGATAGACCAAGTCGGACGTGGAAGGGGTAGCTCGAAGTACAGCAGTGAGGGTTTTGCTTCTGGTTTTCTGATGGGGTGCAGAGGGATTCGCACATTTttttaggcagagggaaatgagCTAGTAACACTGGATTGAAAGGGGGGTCATACACACAGTTGGGGCAAGGTCTTGGTGGTAGATTAAGAGCCTCGGGTTGGGGTTTAGCCTATTTGGGTCACAGTGACCCTGAGAGTAGCCAAATGCTAAGAATCCAAGAGGTGGTGTCACAGGAGGTTGCAAGAGGTTGCTAGACTAAGAATGAAGGCAAAGACTGAGATGGGCTGTAGATGGCAAAGGCCAGGCATAAGAACAGGGGGCCAGCTGACCTCCCCTTGAAGGACATCTTTGAatgaagaggggaggaggaaggagggaggggaagagctgGTGGGGTTCTGACACCTCTGTCAGGGATAGGGTTTCCCCTCAAGTGCTATGGAGCCGGGAAGCAGGCTCAGATTCCCCTGCAAGTgaaggggaggggcgggggggggcaaaGCTGGTGGAGGAGTCCAGATGAACCCCCCCGGCCCAGCGCAGGACACTCAGGGGATGAAGACAATGGGAAGTGGAAGCACCCAGTCAAGCAAAAGTGGGGGGTGACCCTTGAGGTATTTCACGAAATGAAAAAGATCCTAACAGATGGTTTTAGTCGTAAAATGAATGGCTTTCCGCCttaactgtacattttaaatgctgGTGACAAATAATTAGCTTTATCACTGGTTACAGCTTATTTTCTGATTCTcagcctcattttctctctgagaAACCATTTTTACTCATTTGCTTACGATTTTAATTGTAACAGGGTGACCAGCTGAAGCGGCTCGGCCAACCCAGTATGAGGCTCACTGGTGACATCACACTCTCCTCTCCACTCAGATTCCAGCATTTCTAACTCAGTAGCTTTCCTCTTCAGTCAGATCCACATGAATCTCTCTCTGAAATATCTACGCATGAATTTATGCCATCTGAAACATCTGGGGGTGTTAACACATTCTTTTGAATCTACTTAATTTTTAGGTACTTTTTGCAGTTGTGTAGTGTAGGCCCGGCTAAAGATATTTTGGTGGCATCTAGAATGAGAGGGGGAGCCTTCATGAAATTCACCAGGTGCAATTTTGATTCACACGGGACACACTTGACAGTAGAGATGCCTAGTCGGGTGTACCATGATGCCACACCTGCCCATTTACAGATCTGTGCTCTGGAAGTCTGTGCTTTGGGTTGTAATACAGACCTAGCAAGATACCTAACCCAGAGGAAACTTGAGAAATCAGTTTCTTGGATGATTGGATCAAAAGGAGCCGGTTCTGTAGCCTCTGGGCATTGGGACTCAGAGTCCTTCCTGTAGATAGTTTATGCTTCCCACAGGGAAGCGTCAGCCTGTTTTGCACTGTACTAAAGAACCCATAATGTTTAAGCAgagtttaaaaaatcaaccaCGGAATGATTTTAAAGTGCTTTGATTAGGAAAAAACATTCGGTAAATTTTAACCTTCTCTTCTAATTTTGAGGAATTACTTATCTTTTCATTAATATAAaagtgagtgaaaaaaaaagtgagtggaTTATGTTATATTTCTGAAGGAGAGAAACTATCTGGGGGGCCAACAGTGCTCATGGACATTTTAAATTCCATGAGGGTTTAGGGGCTTCTGGCTTGGgcagtggagtgtgtgactcttgatctcggggttgtgagtttgagcctcatgttgggtatagaggctacttaaactttttaaatccATGAGGATTTAAGCTTGCAGATAAAATGTATCCTGAAATCTtatacatcattcttttttattaaagcaggAAACAGGAGGGAGAGCAAATACTTATGAATGCCTTCAGTGTCGCTAGGCTGGTTTTCAGCCTTCTGCAAGGATTCCTTATTCATAACGCCCTCTGTAAAGGTCCCAgttctgtgccattttacatGGAAGAAACTAAGGCTGAGAGATGGAATAACTTGCTTGGGTCACACAGTTCACATAAGGGACAGAGCCTCGCTTCAGTCTGTGACCTTTCCACCATGTTGTCTCCCAGTTAGCCATGAGCACTTACCTCTTGTACAGAGATGTACATGTCTCCGACAAAACTCAAATACTGTCTCTCTTGATCCTTTTCATTAGCTCTTTGACTATTAGGTACATTAATTGCAACCAGCCTATCTGTATAGAGAACAAGTAGAGGGTGGAGATGAATGCGGAAAGCCATAACTTTCAACTTTGTTGAGCTGAATGATCTGTTTTTctttaggcaggctccacacccagcacagagcccaatgcggggttcgatctcacaactctgagatcaagacctgagctgagatcaagagttggatgcttaaccaactgagccacccacgtgtcccaagCATAATGATCATTTGGGAGCATTTAAAATACCCacattggggcagcctgggtggctctgcggtttaagcacctgccttctgcccagggcatgatcctggagtcccaggatcgagtcccacatcagacttcctgcatggagcctgctcctccctctgcctgtgtctctgcttctctctctctctctgtctatcatgaataaataaataaaatctttaaaaataaataaaataaaaaaataaaaataaaatacccacattgggacgcctgggtggctctgtggttgagcatctgcctttggctcagggcatgatcctggagttccaggattgagtcccacatcgggctccccacatggagcctgcttctccctctgcctgtgtctctgcctctctctgtgtgtctctcatgaataaactctttttaaaaaataaataaaataaaatacccacattaagaaaagaaataataaacttttGGATTTATATTTAGGAGCTAAGTCATTACGTTTTGGAAGTAAATGCATTGGTGaattaaaatcaaacaagaagGGATGATATGTCATTAATGaccataaaacatttttgttttatttcagttacgATACCAGAAGTGCTTGGTAGCCAGGCCGCCTTCACAGAAAGTTCGACCACCTCCTCCGCCAGCAGACTCCGTGACCAGAAGAGTCACGACCAATGTAAAACGAGGGGTCTTATCCCTCATTGACACTTTGAAACAGAAACGCCCTGTCACAGAGACGCCATAGCTGCATATGTCCAAGGATTCTGGAATATTTACCTGAAGATTGAATAGCTACACTAAAGAAGATGAACTGATACCTGGCCTTCCATTCAGTTGCTGATGCTTTGTCTTCAGAGAATTTATCCTTAACCAAACAGTGTTAGACAAGCATGTTCTCTCGTCTTGCCACCATCATGTGATATGAAAAGAAGCATGACTAATTTTTTTTGCTATGAGTCAGATACATCATGAGCAGTGGAaggtctttttcttattgtaaataTCGTGAACATTACTTAACTTCACATACACAGAGAAGAATGTGGCCACACCCCTCCTAGTGAACTCATGCGGAGTCCTTGGAGCGAATGACACCTGAGTTAGTTTCACTGTCTTCTTGACTGGATCTGTCACAAGCAATGTTTAAGTCCTACAGCACTTTGCCCTGTTTCCAACATTGGAGTAGCCACTGCATACCAGATACCATTGAATTGCTGTTAAAATAGGATGATGAGTTTTTGTTTCAGTCTTTCATAAAATCGAACCTTTTGTTGACACAATTGGCTGTTGGCATCAGGACAGGAACCAAATGGCAGCTTTCCTTGACGAGCTCTTTGACACACGGACACCATTTCATGTCTACAGCTGTTTGTGGGATGTTGGGGGAAAAGTGAActtcaaaagtgaaaaacaaaccaaatttgagaaattaaaatgaacaaaaaaatagcCTTTCTAGATGGTTTTCaaaccaattatttaaaaaaaagatttaagaaaatcataaggcaTTTTGGGTGGGACATATTTCAAACTTCTGCCTTATATTGTACAATGCAGCTAGAGAATTATAGTTCACTATGGCCATTCTCTACATAAACAacattacaatgaaatattcctcgTACGCCTTTCATCCTTAGTTTGATAATCAGCCAATATGCAATTTGGAGTTGAGGGAGTGTCATTCATACTTTGACTCTCTACCACCATGTCATTATGTTAGTCCTCCTAGTGAAATGTCCTGCTAGGATTCTGTATGCAGTCTTACCTTCCTGCTTTTTGCCCAGAAAGCTGTCTGTCCAACATGTATTGTCCATGGCAACAAATTACATTAAATCGAATCTTtctgaatttatgtatttaatattagaATTTGTTGGACTTtactagatatatttttaaatttatattttttccatttttttcaagattgaaaAATTTCGTAT is from Canis lupus familiaris isolate Mischka breed German Shepherd chromosome 3, alternate assembly UU_Cfam_GSD_1.0, whole genome shotgun sequence and encodes:
- the APBB2 gene encoding amyloid-beta A4 precursor protein-binding family B member 2 isoform X9 gives rise to the protein MAERKNAKALACSSLQERTNVNLDVPLQVDFPTPKTELVQKFHVQYLGMLPVDKPVGMDTLNNAIESLMTSSNQEDWLSVNMNVADATVTVISEKNEEETLVECRVRFLSFMGVGKDVHTFAFIMDTGNQRFECHVFWCEPNAGNVSEAVQAACMLRYQKCLVARPPSQKVRPPPPPADSVTRRVTTNVKRGVLSLIDTLKQKRPVTETP